The nucleotide window ACTGTCTGAAATGCCATTGGGAAAAGGACGAGCGATACGCAAAGGCGCCGATGATCAATAAATCGAACCTCCATGCGAAGCATGTCTTCATGGAGCAGAAGGAATGCTCCCAATGCCACGGGTACATCGTCCACAAATTCACTCCGGAAGAGCGGTTCTGCGTCAGATGCCACCAGAACAAGGAGGTGCACGGTGCCGGTATGGTCGGACTCGCATGCCTCAACTGTCATACGGACCGGACGAAGGACCTCAGGCCCGGGAGGAAGAAGTGTCTCTTCTGCCACGGCGGTGAGGAAGTCAGAAAGGAACTCATTGCTGACGGGTCGATGGATGTGAAGCATTACCAGCCGGGCACGGAGACGGTCAAGAAGGCGATAAAGATCAATGTGCCTTCCGATGCGCCGATGCAATTCTTCTGTTACGAATGTCATAAACCACACAAGCTGGTGCGACCCGATTGGGGCAACTGCCTCAGCTGTCACCGCAATGTCCCCGAGGTCGGCAAGCACAATCTTCACATACAGGTTGTCGGGATGAAGTGCAAGGACTGCCATAAGCCCCACCGCTGGCGTGTCACCGAGGAGAGTGCGAAGAAGGACTGTGTCAAATGCCACGAATACCGGGAGCCGAAGCGGTTTATTGCGTCCTGAGATTATGGTAGAATACTATCCGCAGGGAGATGAGGGAATAACTCCCCCGTCTCCCCATGTCATCCTGCTACTCTATAGCAAAGGAGCGAAGTAAGGGATTATGAAGAGTCACGTCTGGCGGCCGCTTTTTGTGGTAATCGGTTTCGTTGTCCTCATCCTGATCGCGAGAGAGTTCGTTGTTCCGAAGGATTTCGGCATACAGGAGAGAGGGTATATGTATGGCATGCACCGGAAGAGCAACGAGGAGGAATGGAAGGCCTTACCGGCCAAATACCGTTCGAAGGAATACTGCAAGGACTGCCACAACGATAAATATGCCTCCATTATGCAGACGCCTCACGCCATCATTCAGTGCGAAAACTGTCATGGTCCGGCCATCGAACACCCATCGGACCCGCCGAAACTGAGCATCGACAAGAACAGGGCCCAATGCCTGCGGTGCCACTATCCCCTGCCCTATCCCACGAGCGGGAGGGCGAATATCAGAGGGGTCGATCCGGACAAGCACAACCCCGGCATCGAATGCGTAATGTGTCACAATCCGCACAAGCCTAAGTTGGAGGGCATGAAATGATAACGAGAAGAGACTTCCTGAAAACGAGCGCCAAGGGCATAGCGGGACTCGCCGTGCCGCTCGCGGCGATAGAAATCATAAACCCCCGAAACCTCTTTGCCGCAAAAGGGGACAAGGCGAGGGTGAGATGGGTGTTCCTCGTGAACACGTACAAATGTGTCGGCTGCGGTTTCTGCGTGAAGGCATGCAAGCTGGAAAACGAGATACCTTACGACGCGAACGTGACGAGGACGTGGGTCGAGCGGTATGTCCTCACGAAACAGGGAAAGCTCTTTGCAGATTCGCCGAAGGGCGCGCGGGATGGTTTCACCACGAGCAAGATAGCCCTCGGCAAGGATGAATATCACGATATAAAAAACGATGATATAGACAAGGCATACTTTGTCCCGAAGCTCTGCAACCAGTGCGAGAATCCGCCCTGCGTTCAGGTATGCCCGGTGGGCGCCACGTATCAGGCCGCCGACGGGGTCGTGCTCGTCGACAGGAAATGGTGTATCGGCTGCGGCTACTGCATCATGGCCTGTCCCTATGGTGTGAGGTTCTTTCACCCGATTTACCGCACGGCCGAAAAATGCACCTTCTGCTACCACCGGATAACGAAGGGGCTGACAACGGCCTGTGTCCAGGCGTGCCCCTTCGGCGCGAGGATGATCGGGAATATCAAGGACCCGAATGATCCGGTCACGAAGATCATCATGACCGAGAGGGTGGGGGTGTTGAAGAGCGAATACGGAACGAAACCGCAGGTCTATTACATCGGTCTCGATGAGGAGGTAAGGTAAGCATGGTTCACGGAGAAGCATGGACAGTCAAAGAGCTCTTTGTAACCCCGAATGAATACATCTACTGGTCGGTGCAGATCGTCATGTATCCCTTCATGACCGGTCTCGTCGCGGGCGCCTTCGTTCTCTCATCGCTCTATCACGTCTTCGGCATACAGCAGCTGAAGGACATGGCGCGGTTTTCCCTCGTCTTCTCCTTCGCGCTGCTGCCGGTCGCGATGATGCCGCTCATGCTGCATCTCCAGCAACCGCAGAGGGGAATAGAGGTGATGATGTCCCCCCATTTCACCTCGGCCATCGCCGCCTTCGGCATCGTCTTTTCGACCTATGGGGCGATTGTGGCTTCCGAATTGTGGTTCGTATTCAGAAAACATTTCGTCGAGACCGCGCTTTCCCTCGGGAAGAAGCAGGACAAGGGCCTGGGAGAGAAGATCAAATATCTCATATTCTCGGCTCTGACTCTCGGTGCGTACGACATCAGCGAGGAGG belongs to Thermodesulfovibrionales bacterium and includes:
- a CDS encoding cytochrome c3 family protein — protein: MKFSMLNPFRWFKKFHAWLEEGMSFKGKVIIAVLLLVITAGSGVVAFRFYDFTQNNPKFCVSCHLMKQAFEAWETSEHKNVNCHECHHLTVPEMNNLLISFVLHRPTRVPERHGKIIVPWRYCLKCHWEKDERYAKAPMINKSNLHAKHVFMEQKECSQCHGYIVHKFTPEERFCVRCHQNKEVHGAGMVGLACLNCHTDRTKDLRPGRKKCLFCHGGEEVRKELIADGSMDVKHYQPGTETVKKAIKINVPSDAPMQFFCYECHKPHKLVRPDWGNCLSCHRNVPEVGKHNLHIQVVGMKCKDCHKPHRWRVTEESAKKDCVKCHEYREPKRFIAS
- a CDS encoding cytochrome c3 family protein encodes the protein MKSHVWRPLFVVIGFVVLILIAREFVVPKDFGIQERGYMYGMHRKSNEEEWKALPAKYRSKEYCKDCHNDKYASIMQTPHAIIQCENCHGPAIEHPSDPPKLSIDKNRAQCLRCHYPLPYPTSGRANIRGVDPDKHNPGIECVMCHNPHKPKLEGMK
- a CDS encoding 4Fe-4S dicluster domain-containing protein, producing MITRRDFLKTSAKGIAGLAVPLAAIEIINPRNLFAAKGDKARVRWVFLVNTYKCVGCGFCVKACKLENEIPYDANVTRTWVERYVLTKQGKLFADSPKGARDGFTTSKIALGKDEYHDIKNDDIDKAYFVPKLCNQCENPPCVQVCPVGATYQAADGVVLVDRKWCIGCGYCIMACPYGVRFFHPIYRTAEKCTFCYHRITKGLTTACVQACPFGARMIGNIKDPNDPVTKIIMTERVGVLKSEYGTKPQVYYIGLDEEVR
- the nrfD gene encoding NrfD/PsrC family molybdoenzyme membrane anchor subunit, with amino-acid sequence MVHGEAWTVKELFVTPNEYIYWSVQIVMYPFMTGLVAGAFVLSSLYHVFGIQQLKDMARFSLVFSFALLPVAMMPLMLHLQQPQRGIEVMMSPHFTSAIAAFGIVFSTYGAIVASELWFVFRKHFVETALSLGKKQDKGLGEKIKYLIFSALTLGAYDISEE